One stretch of Streptococcus australis DNA includes these proteins:
- a CDS encoding aldo/keto reductase translates to MRYITLGQEDKELSEIVLGMMRIKDKSVKEVEELVETALSVGINAFDLADIYGRGRCEELLGLVLKNRPDLREEMWIQSKCGIRIEEFTYFDFSKDYIIKSVDGILQRLKIEHLDSLLLHRPDALMEADQVAEAFNLLYKQGKVRDFGVSNQNPMMMELLKKDVKQPLAVNQLQLSAAFTPGFESGFHVNMEDSQATMRDGNIFEYCKLHDVVIQAWSVLQFGYFKGNFVGNEKFQALNQVLDRLAFKYGVTPSTIAISWILRYPAKMQAVVGTTNPKHLREVSQAANFSLTRKEWYEIYLAAGNDLP, encoded by the coding sequence ATGAGATACATAACTCTTGGTCAAGAAGACAAAGAATTATCAGAAATTGTTCTCGGAATGATGAGAATAAAAGATAAGTCTGTAAAAGAAGTTGAAGAGCTTGTAGAAACAGCTCTTTCTGTTGGAATCAATGCCTTCGACTTGGCTGATATATATGGTCGTGGTCGTTGTGAAGAACTGTTAGGTCTTGTCCTAAAAAATCGTCCAGATTTAAGAGAGGAGATGTGGATTCAGTCAAAATGTGGAATTCGCATTGAAGAATTCACCTATTTTGATTTTTCTAAGGACTATATCATAAAATCAGTAGACGGTATTTTGCAAAGATTGAAGATTGAACATCTAGATAGCTTGCTTCTTCATCGACCAGATGCTTTGATGGAAGCTGACCAAGTAGCAGAAGCCTTTAATCTCCTTTATAAACAAGGTAAAGTTCGAGATTTTGGAGTTTCTAATCAAAATCCTATGATGATGGAGTTGCTTAAAAAAGATGTCAAGCAGCCGTTAGCTGTTAATCAGCTACAATTGAGTGCGGCTTTTACTCCAGGATTCGAATCAGGTTTTCATGTTAATATGGAAGATAGTCAAGCAACTATGCGAGATGGCAACATTTTTGAATATTGCAAATTACACGATGTGGTCATTCAAGCATGGTCTGTCTTACAATTCGGGTATTTTAAAGGGAATTTTGTTGGAAATGAGAAATTTCAAGCTTTGAATCAAGTACTTGATCGTTTAGCTTTTAAATATGGAGTAACTCCTTCAACTATTGCAATTTCTTGGATATTGCGTTATCCAGCTAAAATGCAGGCAGTCGTAGGTACAACAAATCCTAAGCATTTGAGAGAAGTTAGCCAAGCGGCAAACTTTAGCTTAACAAGAAAAGAATGGTATGAAATTTATCTTGCTGCAGGGAACGATTTGCCGTAG
- a CDS encoding DUF1492 domain-containing protein produces MTPEQIKEKLEGIKWINKEIEGLYLELAALESGIIKKLEMTTTRVQTSRVNTAENNLISVLKLKEDTLQRIERLTEERMEISRLIDKLVNPLERSVLRLFYLNNLDAWEVAEEIGKSKSSIYSVRQEAIEHLTGIVNGD; encoded by the coding sequence ATGACACCAGAGCAAATAAAAGAAAAACTAGAGGGTATTAAGTGGATAAATAAAGAAATAGAGGGCTTATATTTAGAGCTTGCGGCTTTAGAAAGTGGTATTATCAAAAAGCTAGAAATGACCACTACCAGAGTACAAACAAGCAGGGTAAATACAGCAGAGAATAACCTTATAAGTGTTCTGAAGCTAAAAGAGGACACTTTACAGAGAATTGAGCGACTTACTGAGGAGAGAATGGAAATATCTAGGTTGATCGATAAGCTGGTTAATCCTCTTGAGCGTTCTGTTCTAAGACTTTTTTACTTGAATAATCTCGACGCTTGGGAGGTAGCTGAGGAAATAGGGAAATCTAAATCTTCGATATATAGTGTAAGGCAGGAAGCTATAGAACACTTAACAGGTATAGTAAATGGAGATTGA
- a CDS encoding type II toxin-antitoxin system HicB family antitoxin produces the protein MLVTYPALFYYDDTDGANAPYFVTFPDFEHSATQGEDMADAMAMASDWLGINLADYIENGREIPTPTPINALSLANNNPFRDDEDIELVYDPSKSFVSMVMVDVAEYLGSQEPVKKTLTIPRWADTLGRDLGLNFSQTLTDAIADKKIHA, from the coding sequence ATGCTTGTCACTTATCCAGCTTTATTTTATTATGACGATACAGACGGAGCAAACGCCCCTTATTTTGTCACTTTCCCAGACTTTGAGCATTCAGCAACCCAAGGCGAAGATATGGCTGACGCTATGGCAATGGCCAGCGATTGGCTCGGTATTAACCTAGCTGATTATATCGAGAATGGGCGAGAAATTCCTACCCCTACCCCTATTAACGCTCTATCTTTGGCAAATAATAACCCTTTCCGTGATGATGAGGATATAGAGCTAGTTTATGACCCTAGCAAGTCTTTTGTCTCTATGGTTATGGTTGACGTAGCGGAGTATCTAGGTAGTCAAGAGCCTGTAAAGAAAACCCTAACTATCCCACGTTGGGCGGATACTTTAGGACGTGACCTAGGTTTGAACTTCTCACAGACCCTAACAGACGCTATTGCTGATAAAAAAATCCATGCTTAA
- a CDS encoding ATP-binding protein: MELLNTDQLNEKIKVTDELCPTHQINLVQFKKPDDYTSPYCMECTRVNIKQTELEGVEKALGHDLNSSTYDVLARESTVSNELREASFSTFKAETKEEHEAKEFAIKQAKLYLNGMTGNTLIMGKPGTGKSHLCYSMAKAINEGYKSKNDPKSVLFVSIAEIVTRIQSGWQYRQSDFTEYDALKLLTEVDYLFIDDLGTESVMNSRKDEANNWVQTFLFKIFDRRETTIINTNHNGKELARIYNDKLVSRIGKRSEGNVYNMTDIKDKRMRRNF; the protein is encoded by the coding sequence ATGGAATTACTGAATACAGACCAGCTAAACGAAAAAATAAAGGTCACTGATGAGCTTTGCCCAACTCATCAGATTAACCTAGTACAATTCAAAAAGCCAGATGATTATACATCACCCTACTGCATGGAATGTACTAGGGTGAATATTAAACAGACGGAGCTAGAGGGCGTAGAAAAAGCTCTAGGGCATGATCTGAACTCTTCAACCTATGATGTGCTAGCGCGTGAAAGTACGGTGTCAAATGAGCTGAGAGAAGCCTCTTTTAGCACTTTCAAAGCTGAGACAAAAGAGGAACACGAGGCCAAGGAGTTTGCTATCAAGCAAGCTAAGCTGTACCTAAATGGCATGACAGGAAACACGCTGATTATGGGCAAACCAGGCACTGGTAAAAGTCATTTATGCTATTCCATGGCCAAAGCCATCAACGAGGGCTATAAGTCTAAGAATGACCCTAAGAGCGTCCTCTTTGTCAGCATTGCTGAAATCGTCACGCGCATTCAGTCAGGCTGGCAGTATAGGCAGAGTGATTTTACAGAGTATGACGCCTTGAAGCTGCTGACTGAAGTTGACTATCTCTTTATTGACGATTTAGGTACAGAAAGCGTTATGAATAGCCGAAAAGATGAGGCTAATAACTGGGTACAGACCTTTCTTTTCAAGATTTTTGATAGGCGGGAAACAACCATCATCAATACCAACCACAACGGAAAAGAGTTGGCCAGAATTTATAATGACAAGCTAGTCAGTCGAATTGGCAAACGGTCAGAGGGGAATGTATACAACATGACAGACATCAAAGACAAGAGGATGAGGCGTAATTTTTAA
- a CDS encoding DUF2829 domain-containing protein — translation MTFEEILPGLKAKKKYVRTGWGGAENYVQLFDTIEQNGVALEVTPYFLINVSGEGEGFSMWSPTPCDVLATDWVEVHD, via the coding sequence ATGACATTTGAAGAAATCCTACCTGGATTAAAGGCTAAGAAAAAATATGTACGAACTGGTTGGGGAGGGGCTGAAAACTATGTGCAGCTTTTTGACACTATTGAACAAAACGGGGTTGCACTTGAAGTGACACCTTATTTCCTAATCAACGTGTCTGGAGAAGGAGAAGGTTTTTCCATGTGGAGTCCGACACCTTGTGATGTTTTGGCGACGGATTGGGTAGAAGTGCATGACTAG
- a CDS encoding NUDIX hydrolase: protein MEIKKHFGVYGVCFENGKLLCIEKTRGPYQHRFDLPGGSQEVGEGLTETLKREVLEETGYKVNGYANPRIYDVLVQEDGQDFAVHHIMAFYDIVLDFERYQKSLPHEVLDGSNDSANALWLSLEEITADNASPLVLQVKAELLGFPELDMTSYRNWKVKKGDNGTI, encoded by the coding sequence ATGGAAATCAAAAAACACTTTGGTGTTTATGGCGTTTGCTTTGAAAATGGGAAGTTACTCTGCATTGAGAAAACGAGAGGTCCTTATCAACATCGTTTTGATCTACCTGGTGGTAGCCAGGAAGTAGGTGAAGGGCTGACAGAAACCCTCAAGAGAGAAGTTCTGGAAGAGACGGGATATAAGGTTAATGGTTATGCTAATCCTAGGATTTATGATGTGCTGGTTCAAGAAGATGGGCAAGACTTTGCAGTACATCATATCATGGCCTTTTATGATATAGTACTTGATTTCGAACGCTATCAAAAATCACTTCCTCATGAAGTTCTTGATGGAAGTAATGATTCAGCAAATGCACTTTGGTTGAGTTTGGAAGAAATTACTGCTGATAATGCTTCTCCTTTAGTGTTGCAGGTTAAGGCAGAGTTACTAGGATTTCCAGAATTAGATATGACAAGCTATAGAAATTGGAAGGTGAAGA
- a CDS encoding helix-turn-helix domain-containing protein — MLRNNLAKLMIDRGVTATQLFNDTGIARSTISKISNNNTDKISLQTIDKICNYLEVSPSEFFDFWAYDVKIQCGFDNFDTLSEVKEHWEFVPEFEEPCYLLLEFRRGRDRKYLLEYKFLYLYSKDPDKLFNPSQLDKVRLNGSMSQVAIFDDMPVQFKNELIDNIKQQLSETFEVWDISPTIKYIDMFIFNPEAE; from the coding sequence ATGCTTAGAAATAATTTAGCAAAACTAATGATTGATAGAGGAGTAACGGCTACCCAATTATTTAATGATACAGGGATAGCTCGTTCAACTATTTCAAAAATTTCAAATAATAATACTGATAAAATTAGCTTACAAACAATAGATAAAATTTGTAACTATCTAGAAGTTTCTCCTAGTGAATTCTTTGATTTTTGGGCTTATGATGTAAAAATTCAATGTGGCTTTGATAATTTTGATACATTATCCGAGGTCAAAGAACATTGGGAATTTGTTCCTGAATTTGAAGAACCATGCTATCTTTTACTAGAGTTTAGAAGAGGGAGAGATAGGAAATACCTTCTTGAATATAAATTTCTTTATTTGTATAGTAAAGACCCTGATAAGCTATTCAATCCAAGTCAATTGGATAAAGTTAGACTAAATGGCTCTATGTCTCAAGTTGCTATTTTTGATGATATGCCTGTGCAATTTAAAAATGAATTGATAGATAATATAAAACAACAACTTTCTGAAACGTTTGAAGTCTGGGATATTTCACCAACAATTAAGTACATAGATATGTTTATTTTCAACCCCGAAGCTGAATAG
- a CDS encoding DNA-binding protein, producing the protein MTELEERILRLIPVGADEPRAGRDIANVLGLEMRALRDHILRLIVRYGIPIVAKRGASNGYYIPANDTERLAGIRELKAQYDTEGRRLDVLIKADLESYKELLKGADKNV; encoded by the coding sequence ATGACGGAGCTTGAAGAAAGAATTTTAAGACTGATACCTGTAGGGGCGGACGAGCCACGCGCAGGGCGGGATATAGCCAATGTGCTAGGGCTAGAGATGAGAGCCTTACGAGATCATATTCTCCGGCTTATCGTTCGCTATGGTATCCCCATTGTGGCCAAACGTGGGGCAAGTAACGGCTACTATATCCCTGCTAACGATACCGAACGCCTAGCAGGGATCAGGGAGCTAAAGGCTCAGTATGACACAGAAGGAAGGCGTCTAGATGTGCTTATCAAAGCTGATTTAGAAAGCTATAAAGAGCTGCTGAAGGGAGCTGATAAGAATGTTTAG
- a CDS encoding XRE family transcriptional regulator — MFSLSKESENSLKRGILKLVENFLKDYLKPKQRITGLMTPKQLKEELEIDYNTLKRWERAGLKRCTPPIEDTRKVFYRIGDILIFLGADKES; from the coding sequence ATGTTTAGTCTCAGCAAAGAAAGTGAAAACAGTCTAAAACGTGGCATATTAAAACTGGTAGAAAACTTTCTAAAAGACTATTTAAAGCCTAAACAACGTATAACAGGGCTAATGACACCTAAACAACTCAAGGAAGAGTTAGAGATAGATTACAACACCTTAAAACGTTGGGAACGCGCAGGGCTAAAAAGGTGCACTCCTCCTATCGAGGATACACGCAAAGTCTTTTATAGAATCGGTGATATTCTAATATTTCTAGGAGCTGATAAAGAATCATAA
- a CDS encoding Rha family transcriptional regulator: protein MNIVYMDGKKEPYTTSEIIAECAEVTHHTIQELLRKHKADFESYGIIAFEMRKLDGRGRPMKIYRLNEQQATLLITYLKNTEPVRAFKKALVKAFFEMRDELTQFKLQRALEKLKRKTLHDSIKNWEQKPKRAHSTITNLLLKGTSGMNKKQLMAARGGLTGIDSLTSTELVRYQALEDMAIAMINLGMTYQDIKSMVFRQKENAPQGA, encoded by the coding sequence ATGAACATTGTCTACATGGACGGTAAGAAAGAGCCGTACACCACAAGCGAGATCATCGCTGAATGTGCTGAAGTTACTCATCACACAATACAAGAACTTTTAAGAAAGCATAAAGCTGACTTTGAAAGCTACGGAATTATCGCATTTGAAATGCGTAAATTAGACGGCAGAGGACGACCAATGAAAATCTATCGCCTGAACGAACAACAGGCAACCTTGCTGATCACTTACCTAAAAAATACCGAACCCGTTAGAGCTTTTAAAAAAGCTCTAGTCAAAGCATTTTTTGAAATGCGGGACGAGCTAACTCAGTTTAAGCTGCAACGTGCTTTAGAAAAGCTAAAGCGTAAGACTTTGCATGACAGCATTAAGAACTGGGAACAAAAACCAAAGCGCGCGCATAGCACTATCACAAATCTTTTGCTAAAAGGCACTAGCGGTATGAATAAAAAGCAACTGATGGCAGCGCGTGGCGGTCTGACAGGTATCGATAGCTTGACCAGTACCGAGCTTGTCAGATACCAAGCCTTGGAAGATATGGCTATCGCTATGATTAACTTGGGTATGACCTATCAGGATATTAAGTCTATGGTCTTCAGACAAAAAGAAAACGCACCACAAGGCGCGTGA
- a CDS encoding type II toxin-antitoxin system HicA family toxin, translating to MPMTQKEMVKLLTAHGWIKTKGGKGSHVKMEKEGERPITVPHGELNKYTERGIRKQAGL from the coding sequence ATGCCTATGACACAAAAAGAGATGGTCAAACTCCTTACTGCTCATGGTTGGATAAAAACCAAAGGCGGTAAAGGCTCCCACGTTAAAATGGAGAAAGAAGGGGAAAGACCTATCACAGTCCCTCATGGTGAACTAAATAAGTACACTGAAAGAGGGATAAGAAAGCAAGCAGGACTGTAA
- a CDS encoding 3-oxoacyl-ACP reductase codes for MTRRVLITGVSSGIGLAQARLFLEKDYQVYGVDQGENPLLQGDFHFLQRDLTLNLEPIFDWCPRVDVLCNTAGVLDDYKPLLEQTAQEIQEIFEINYVTPVELTRYYLTQMLENKKGIIINMCSIASSLAGGGGHAYTSSKHALAGFTKQLALDYADAGIQVFGIAPGAVKTGMTAADFEPGGLADWVASETPIKRWIEPSEIAEVSLFLASGHASAMQGQILTVDGGWSLK; via the coding sequence ATGACTAGACGTGTATTGATTACGGGAGTGAGTTCAGGTATCGGTCTGGCTCAAGCTCGACTTTTTTTAGAGAAGGACTATCAAGTTTATGGAGTTGACCAAGGCGAAAATCCACTATTACAGGGTGATTTCCACTTTTTACAGAGAGATTTGACATTGAACTTGGAGCCTATTTTTGACTGGTGTCCTCGGGTGGATGTTTTGTGCAATACTGCTGGAGTTTTGGATGATTACAAACCACTTTTGGAACAAACGGCGCAGGAAATTCAAGAAATTTTTGAAATTAACTACGTGACTCCTGTTGAGTTGACTCGCTATTATTTGACACAAATGCTGGAGAATAAAAAAGGAATCATCATCAATATGTGCTCCATCGCTTCTAGTTTAGCCGGCGGAGGTGGTCACGCCTATACTTCCTCTAAGCATGCCTTGGCTGGCTTTACCAAGCAGTTGGCTCTAGATTATGCAGATGCTGGGATTCAGGTCTTTGGGATTGCTCCCGGAGCAGTCAAGACAGGCATGACTGCTGCGGACTTTGAACCCGGTGGCTTAGCAGACTGGGTGGCTAGTGAAACTCCTATCAAGCGTTGGATTGAACCAAGTGAAATTGCAGAAGTCAGCTTATTCTTGGCTAGCGGTCACGCATCTGCCATGCAAGGACAAATCTTGACTGTGGATGGTGGCTGGTCTTTGAAGTAG
- a CDS encoding tyrosine-type recombinase/integrase: MQITEVKKKNGTTVYRANVYLGVDQVTGKKAKTSVTGRTKKEVKQKAKHAQDDFISNGCTVTKVVPVKNYQELADLWLDSYQLTVKPQTFLDTKRMLYNHLIPVFGTLKLTKLSVSYIQSFINDLSTQLVHYAVVHSINRRVLQYGVSLQLLPFNPARDIILPKQPKRENTAIKFIASDDLKALLLHMEKLAFKKYRYYFDYVLYSVLLATGCRFGEVVALEWSDIDFENGTISINKNYSRLLKLIGTPKSKAGVRIISIDKKTVNMLRLYQNRQRQLYLESGARVSSVVFATPTREYQNLATRQEALDRRCNEISIPRFTFHAFRHTHASLLLNAGISYKELQYRLGHATLAMTMDIYSHLSADKEKEAVSYFEKAMNSL, from the coding sequence ATGCAAATAACTGAAGTCAAAAAGAAAAACGGTACAACAGTGTACCGTGCTAATGTATATTTAGGAGTTGACCAGGTAACAGGTAAGAAAGCTAAAACAAGTGTAACGGGTAGGACAAAAAAAGAGGTCAAGCAGAAAGCAAAGCACGCGCAAGATGATTTTATATCGAACGGTTGTACGGTGACAAAAGTAGTACCTGTAAAAAATTATCAGGAGTTAGCTGATCTATGGCTAGACAGTTACCAGCTTACAGTAAAGCCTCAGACTTTTTTAGACACTAAGAGAATGCTGTACAATCATCTTATACCTGTCTTTGGTACTCTGAAACTGACCAAGCTATCTGTTAGCTATATACAAAGCTTTATCAATGATTTATCGACTCAGCTAGTTCACTATGCGGTGGTTCATTCAATAAATAGGCGTGTCTTACAGTATGGGGTATCTCTCCAGCTCTTGCCATTCAATCCAGCTAGGGATATTATTCTCCCTAAACAGCCTAAACGTGAGAATACAGCGATCAAGTTCATAGCTTCAGACGACTTAAAGGCTCTGTTGCTCCATATGGAAAAACTGGCGTTTAAGAAATATAGATATTATTTTGATTATGTTCTGTATAGTGTCTTACTTGCTACTGGTTGCCGTTTTGGTGAAGTAGTAGCCCTGGAATGGTCGGATATTGATTTTGAGAATGGAACTATAAGCATTAACAAGAATTACAGTAGGTTATTAAAGCTAATAGGTACACCGAAAAGCAAAGCAGGAGTTAGGATAATCAGCATAGACAAGAAAACGGTCAACATGTTACGTCTTTACCAGAATAGACAACGCCAATTATATTTGGAGTCAGGGGCGCGTGTTTCGTCTGTGGTGTTTGCAACACCTACGAGAGAGTACCAGAACCTGGCAACTAGACAGGAGGCTTTAGATAGACGCTGTAATGAGATTTCTATTCCTCGCTTTACTTTTCACGCTTTCCGTCATACTCACGCTAGTTTATTGCTAAATGCTGGTATCAGCTATAAAGAATTACAATACCGTTTAGGTCATGCTACTTTAGCTATGACCATGGATATATACAGCCACCTATCTGCGGATAAAGAAAAAGAGGCGGTTTCATATTTTGAAAAAGCCATGAATAGCTTGTAA
- a CDS encoding phage replisome organizer N-terminal domain-containing protein → MARTKIYFWLKIDKKFFDNIFIKRLKTIPGGYTMTVIYIRLMLESLESDCILYYEGYFDNLKEELALKLDVSEDDIDMTMAYFTKCGLIQIDEDKNAELPQAKALVQQETNQAAYMREYRKQQREQKENLTMLPEDLTTLSMCKTEIEIEIELEEEIDKKTSSAPTAEISNYYQKRIGVMDGQQYQILTDYLTLDGIELEAIEKAADNGKRSFSYINSILKNWRQNGIKTMTQVESEQRQFQQEKQGQSGDDIQDPFIY, encoded by the coding sequence GTGGCAAGAACAAAAATATATTTTTGGCTAAAAATTGATAAGAAATTTTTTGATAATATTTTTATCAAGAGACTAAAGACAATACCGGGTGGGTACACCATGACAGTTATTTATATTAGGCTCATGCTAGAGAGCTTGGAGAGTGACTGTATTTTATACTATGAGGGCTACTTTGATAATCTTAAGGAAGAGTTAGCCCTAAAATTAGATGTATCAGAAGATGATATAGATATGACCATGGCATACTTTACAAAATGCGGTTTAATACAGATTGACGAAGATAAAAACGCAGAACTACCCCAGGCTAAAGCCCTAGTACAGCAGGAAACTAACCAAGCAGCATACATGCGAGAATATCGGAAACAGCAACGAGAACAAAAGGAAAATCTTACAATGTTACCCGAAGACCTCACAACGTTATCTATGTGTAAGACAGAGATAGAGATAGAGATAGAGTTAGAAGAAGAGATAGATAAAAAAACTTCTTCTGCTCCTACTGCTGAAATCTCTAACTATTACCAAAAGCGTATAGGGGTTATGGATGGGCAACAATATCAAATACTGACTGACTATCTCACTCTTGACGGTATAGAGCTAGAGGCCATAGAAAAGGCTGCAGATAACGGCAAGCGATCTTTTAGCTATATCAATTCAATACTGAAGAACTGGCGACAGAATGGCATTAAAACCATGACACAAGTCGAATCTGAACAGAGACAGTTTCAGCAAGAGAAACAAGGTCAGTCTGGCGATGATATTCAAGACCCCTTTATCTACTGA
- a CDS encoding helix-turn-helix domain-containing protein yields MENNFRVLLAKQRKKVADVHLATGISKSTLISLYYERTKRPDIETLQKVAEYLGVTIDELLTVED; encoded by the coding sequence ATGGAAAATAATTTCCGTGTCTTATTGGCAAAGCAACGCAAAAAAGTTGCTGACGTTCATTTAGCGACAGGTATCTCAAAAAGTACACTTATTTCACTGTATTATGAGCGCACAAAGCGCCCAGATATTGAAACCTTGCAAAAGGTAGCCGAGTATCTAGGCGTAACCATTGACGAACTACTTACAGTCGAAGATTAG
- a CDS encoding BOW99_gp33 family protein, whose translation MAKVKEKWNPTISHIVPKGTKLADGTILDKETTLSQEEFDKNPPVIPAGHPFYNICAGIIQEKIEKGEL comes from the coding sequence ATGGCAAAAGTTAAAGAGAAATGGAACCCAACAATATCCCATATTGTCCCTAAAGGTACCAAACTAGCTGACGGTACAATATTAGACAAAGAAACCACCTTATCACAAGAAGAATTTGATAAAAACCCTCCTGTTATTCCAGCAGGACATCCTTTTTATAATATTTGTGCTGGGATAATACAAGAAAAAATAGAGAAAGGCGAACTATAA